Proteins from one Prosthecobacter sp. genomic window:
- a CDS encoding SGNH/GDSL hydrolase family protein: protein MLRHCLLAALFSFTIGHTAETKTRVALVGDGTVTDRAGWGAAFTKLLGPYAECINFADGGQSSKSFRDSGNWKKVIDAKPAYVLIQFGHNDMPGKGPNHATDPATTYRQNLIRYIAEARAIGAKPILITSLTRRTFSKDKIRGELKPWADAAAKVAAEREIPLVDLFTRSVALHNQLGPFRSAAFNPPSKKGGVYTNGTDGAHLNEHGAAIIAKIIAEELRKVEPEFAKHLQ, encoded by the coding sequence ATGCTTCGCCATTGCCTTCTCGCTGCCCTTTTCAGTTTCACGATCGGCCACACCGCCGAAACCAAAACACGTGTCGCTCTCGTCGGTGACGGCACCGTCACCGACAGAGCCGGTTGGGGCGCTGCTTTCACGAAACTGCTGGGTCCCTATGCTGAATGCATCAATTTCGCCGACGGCGGCCAGAGCAGCAAAAGTTTCCGCGACTCCGGCAATTGGAAGAAGGTCATCGACGCCAAACCCGCCTACGTCCTCATCCAGTTCGGTCACAACGACATGCCCGGCAAAGGGCCGAACCACGCAACCGACCCCGCGACGACTTACCGCCAGAATTTGATCCGCTACATTGCGGAAGCCCGCGCCATCGGCGCGAAACCCATCCTCATCACCTCGCTCACCCGCCGGACCTTCAGCAAGGACAAAATTCGCGGCGAGCTGAAGCCCTGGGCCGACGCTGCCGCGAAAGTCGCCGCCGAGCGGGAAATTCCGCTCGTCGATCTTTTCACCCGCAGCGTCGCTTTGCACAACCAGCTCGGCCCCTTCCGGTCAGCCGCCTTCAATCCGCCTTCCAAAAAAGGCGGGGTCTACACAAACGGAACCGACGGTGCCCACCTGAACGAGCATGGAGCGGCGATCATCGCGAAGATCATTGCCGAGGAATTGCGCAAGGTGGAGCCGGAGTTCGCGAAGCACCTGCAGTGA
- the trmB gene encoding tRNA (guanosine(46)-N7)-methyltransferase TrmB encodes MPALFTPPDYFRELTPAEIFPDPTRPLEIDLGCGDGTFITGMAAQHPECDFLGVERMLGRVDKTMRKIERMQLPNARIMRLESAYTVGWLLPTASVSRLHLLCPDPWPKKSHASRRLVNQSEFLDGLHRILIPDGEFLLKTDDQPYFEDALASFESRTHQFIRLDWPDDAFFYTTTDFEQDWLHMGRSIRRARWQKIGR; translated from the coding sequence ATGCCCGCCCTTTTCACCCCGCCCGATTACTTCCGCGAACTCACTCCCGCCGAGATCTTCCCCGACCCCACCCGCCCGCTCGAGATCGACCTCGGTTGCGGTGACGGCACCTTCATCACCGGCATGGCCGCGCAGCATCCTGAGTGCGATTTCCTCGGTGTGGAGCGCATGCTCGGCCGTGTGGATAAAACCATGCGCAAAATCGAGCGCATGCAGCTCCCGAACGCCCGTATCATGCGCCTCGAAAGTGCCTACACCGTCGGCTGGCTGTTGCCGACTGCGAGCGTGAGCCGCCTGCACCTGCTCTGTCCCGACCCGTGGCCGAAGAAGAGCCACGCGTCGCGCCGCCTCGTGAATCAAAGCGAGTTCCTGGATGGATTGCATCGCATCCTCATCCCCGACGGTGAATTCCTCCTCAAGACCGACGATCAGCCTTACTTCGAAGACGCCCTCGCCAGTTTCGAGTCACGCACGCATCAGTTCATCCGCCTCGACTGGCCCGACGACGCTTTCTTCTACACCACCACTGATTTCGAGCAGGACTGGCTCCACATGGGCCGCAGCATCCGCCGTGCGAGATGGCAGAAGATCGGGCGTTAA
- a CDS encoding transposase — translation MEGPALFHLTAACYEHADVIGASLERMRQFSEALLQTLEELKAVVHAWCVLPNHYHLLLKVPELKDVIASLGRLHGRTSHAWNGEDNLRGRKVWSAPADRLIRNDDHFWATMNYIHHNPVKHGYVEQWQDWPFGSAESFLEDVGREEALRIWRAYPVLDYGKGWDD, via the coding sequence GTGGAGGGACCGGCATTGTTTCACCTGACGGCGGCATGTTATGAGCATGCGGATGTGATCGGCGCATCGTTGGAGCGCATGCGTCAGTTCTCCGAGGCTCTGTTGCAGACGCTGGAGGAACTCAAAGCCGTGGTTCATGCCTGGTGCGTGCTGCCCAATCATTATCACCTGTTGCTGAAGGTGCCTGAATTGAAGGATGTGATCGCCTCGCTCGGACGTCTGCATGGCCGTACCTCGCATGCCTGGAACGGTGAGGATAATCTGCGGGGAAGAAAAGTTTGGTCCGCACCTGCCGACCGACTCATTCGCAACGACGATCATTTCTGGGCCACGATGAACTACATCCACCATAACCCAGTGAAGCATGGGTATGTGGAGCAGTGGCAGGACTGGCCGTTTGGCAGTGCGGAGAGCTTTTTGGAAGATGTCGGGCGTGAAGAGGCGCTTCGTATTTGGAGGGCCTATCCCGTGCTGGATTACGGGAAGGGCTGGGATGATTGA
- a CDS encoding PVC-type heme-binding CxxCH protein — protein MKRLLLLFALGPWLSALSQLPLELKPGTRIALIGNSLFDRMRDYGQFEALLHQRFAKEKLIVRNLSWSADEVALRPRPDGFGDLNQHLTEHKADVILAAFGFNESFKGEKSVAEFETLLKAFLIELKSHRYNGKTAPQIVLVSPTAAEKPHEHLNAQIKLYTEAMKKVAKAEGVGFADVFTDLAPKTTNGVHLNVEGYLAFGERLYNQLTQETAPKLNEAVRAAVVEKENKFFQHYRPLNYFYIKGGRMEPYGVVNFPGELKKLLQMTEARDRLIWTSADFTDSADLKSKLQSAKSVDDTPLPVITGDRPINEWLSPAAELAAFKIDPRFEVSLFASEEDFPDLFVKPIAIRFDAKGRLWVSTSTTYPQIMPGEAPQDKILILEDTNGDHRADKCRVWADKLAIPLSFEFGNGGVFVSDQPHLTFLKDTDGDGKADHREKLLTGFGTEDSHHALHDFVWSPEGDLIFRESIFHHSQVETPYGPVRARESSFFRYTPATGRLLAFGSYMSTNPWGITFDDWGFHVGSHPVFASAVHALNPPYPDIHIPAGNYFPAYSGTCGQEFLTSSHWPKDLRDKKHFMRVRYKPTNEVELHEWVEHDTHFEEKKVGIVFQSTNLSFIPVDIQQGPDGAMYVADWYNPVKGHMQYSLRDTRRDKKSGRIWRITAKNQKLEEAPKIAGASIPELLDLLKSENYRTRYRAKVELRERQPAYQTVNATKDWLNKRSEDDLANEHLQTELMWALGWSGFLEVYRTGPFPIKALELTTSPMNRLLKEMASPLARAAATRHIRHLRDFINWPHLLLTTASNDPSGLVRLEAAIAASYIGTPEALDAALDLLKHPMDSYLTYALRTSLDSHTLQPLWKGNAAFMQQHPELVKFLEDSEPKKPAQLAKKKKAEKPDPFDAQPGLQTLTIKTIPERLLYDLREFKVKPGAPVKLVFENPDVTPHNLLIVQPGAADEVGMAGNEMAKTPDGLAKGFIPDSPKILHKTKMLNQGDSETLRFTAPSAKGSYPYICTFPGHWLVMKGEMVVE, from the coding sequence ATGAAGCGCCTTCTCCTTCTCTTCGCCCTTGGCCCTTGGCTCTCCGCTTTGTCCCAGCTTCCGCTGGAGTTGAAGCCAGGCACCCGCATCGCCCTCATCGGCAACTCCCTCTTCGACCGTATGCGCGATTACGGCCAGTTCGAGGCGCTCCTGCACCAGCGTTTCGCCAAAGAAAAGCTCATCGTGCGCAATCTATCTTGGTCCGCCGATGAAGTGGCCCTGCGCCCCCGCCCTGACGGCTTTGGCGATCTCAATCAGCACCTCACCGAGCATAAAGCGGATGTCATCCTCGCCGCCTTTGGCTTCAACGAGTCGTTCAAGGGCGAGAAGAGTGTCGCGGAGTTTGAGACGCTGCTGAAAGCCTTCCTCATCGAGTTGAAGAGCCATCGCTACAACGGCAAGACCGCGCCGCAGATCGTACTAGTGTCTCCGACAGCCGCTGAGAAGCCGCATGAGCATCTCAATGCCCAGATCAAACTCTACACCGAGGCGATGAAAAAAGTGGCGAAAGCCGAAGGCGTCGGCTTTGCGGATGTTTTCACCGATTTGGCACCCAAAACGACCAACGGCGTCCATTTGAATGTCGAAGGCTATCTCGCTTTCGGCGAACGACTCTACAACCAGCTCACGCAGGAAACCGCCCCCAAGCTTAACGAAGCCGTCCGCGCGGCGGTGGTGGAGAAGGAAAACAAATTCTTCCAGCACTACCGCCCGCTGAACTACTTCTACATCAAAGGCGGCCGCATGGAGCCGTATGGCGTGGTGAACTTCCCCGGCGAGTTGAAGAAGCTGCTCCAGATGACCGAAGCCCGCGACCGCCTCATCTGGACATCCGCAGATTTCACAGATTCAGCAGATTTAAAATCCAAGCTCCAATCTGCGAAATCTGTGGACGATACCCCCCTTCCTGTGATCACCGGCGACCGTCCCATCAACGAATGGCTCTCCCCCGCCGCTGAACTCGCCGCCTTCAAGATTGACCCCCGCTTCGAAGTCAGCCTCTTCGCCTCCGAAGAAGACTTCCCGGACCTCTTCGTGAAGCCCATCGCCATCCGCTTTGATGCCAAAGGCCGCCTGTGGGTCAGCACGAGCACCACCTACCCGCAAATCATGCCCGGCGAGGCCCCGCAGGACAAGATCCTCATCCTCGAAGACACCAACGGCGACCACCGCGCGGACAAATGCAGGGTGTGGGCGGACAAACTCGCTATCCCGCTCAGCTTCGAGTTCGGCAACGGCGGCGTCTTCGTCTCCGACCAGCCGCACCTGACCTTCCTCAAAGACACCGATGGCGACGGCAAGGCCGACCACCGCGAAAAACTCCTCACCGGCTTCGGCACCGAGGACAGCCACCACGCGCTGCACGACTTCGTCTGGAGCCCCGAGGGCGATCTCATCTTCCGCGAGAGCATCTTCCATCACAGCCAGGTCGAGACGCCCTACGGCCCCGTCCGCGCCCGCGAGAGCAGCTTCTTCCGCTACACGCCCGCCACCGGCCGCCTGCTCGCCTTTGGCAGTTACATGAGCACGAACCCCTGGGGCATCACCTTCGACGACTGGGGCTTCCACGTCGGCAGCCATCCCGTCTTCGCCAGCGCCGTCCATGCGCTCAATCCGCCCTACCCCGACATCCACATCCCCGCCGGCAACTACTTCCCCGCCTACAGCGGCACCTGCGGCCAGGAATTCCTCACCAGCAGCCACTGGCCCAAAGACCTGCGCGACAAAAAACACTTCATGCGCGTCCGCTACAAGCCCACCAACGAAGTCGAGCTGCACGAGTGGGTGGAGCACGACACGCACTTCGAAGAAAAGAAAGTCGGCATCGTCTTCCAGAGCACGAACCTCAGCTTCATCCCCGTGGACATCCAGCAAGGCCCCGACGGCGCGATGTACGTCGCCGACTGGTACAACCCCGTCAAAGGCCACATGCAATACTCCCTCCGCGACACCCGCCGCGACAAAAAGAGCGGTCGCATCTGGCGCATCACCGCGAAGAATCAAAAGCTCGAAGAAGCGCCAAAGATCGCCGGTGCGAGCATCCCCGAACTGCTCGACCTGCTGAAAAGCGAGAACTACCGCACTCGGTATCGCGCGAAGGTGGAGTTGCGGGAGAGACAACCAGCTTATCAAACAGTGAACGCGACCAAAGACTGGTTGAACAAGCGATCAGAAGACGACCTCGCAAATGAACATCTTCAAACCGAGTTGATGTGGGCGCTTGGGTGGAGTGGCTTTCTGGAGGTTTACCGAACCGGGCCATTTCCAATCAAAGCGCTTGAACTGACGACCTCGCCTATGAATCGGCTTCTCAAGGAGATGGCAAGTCCATTAGCTCGCGCTGCTGCTACTCGCCATATCAGGCATCTGAGAGACTTTATCAATTGGCCTCATCTTCTTCTAACAACTGCCTCGAACGACCCCAGCGGTCTCGTCCGCCTCGAAGCAGCCATCGCGGCGAGTTACATCGGCACGCCGGAGGCCTTGGATGCCGCACTCGACCTCCTGAAGCATCCGATGGACAGCTATCTCACTTACGCGCTGCGCACCTCGCTCGACAGCCACACGCTGCAGCCGCTTTGGAAGGGCAACGCTGCCTTCATGCAGCAGCATCCCGAGTTGGTAAAATTCCTCGAAGACAGCGAGCCGAAGAAACCTGCGCAGCTCGCCAAAAAGAAGAAGGCCGAGAAGCCCGATCCCTTCGACGCCCAGCCCGGCCTGCAAACCCTCACTATCAAGACCATCCCCGAGCGCCTGCTCTACGACCTGCGCGAGTTCAAGGTGAAGCCCGGCGCTCCCGTGAAACTCGTTTTCGAAAATCCCGACGTCACCCCGCACAACCTCCTCATCGTCCAGCCCGGTGCCGCCGATGAAGTTGGCATGGCCGGCAACGAAATGGCCAAAACGCCCGACGGCCTCGCCAAAGGCTTCATCCCCGACAGCCCGAAGATCCTGCACAAGACCAAGATGCTCAATCAAGGCGACAGCGAGACCCTCCGCTTCACCGCTCCCTCCGCCAAAGGCAGCTACCCCTACATCTGCACCTTCCCCGGCCACTGGCTGGTGATGAAAGGTGAGATGGTGGTGGAATGA
- a CDS encoding cytochrome C — translation MPIFEFYCPDNNKLYSFLARSLAYREKVPTCPDGEGLKMEKRVSRFAVIGQAKEDTADDPFAGMDETKMESFMADMEREMGGMDEENPDPRQLGHFMRKMTDMMGDKTPPELREMVRRLESGEDPEKLEQEFGGMDEGEAGDALFTQMLKRAKASRKEPVRDPKLYEMRDFVKE, via the coding sequence ATGCCGATCTTCGAGTTCTACTGCCCCGACAACAACAAGCTGTATTCGTTCCTGGCACGTTCGCTGGCGTATCGCGAGAAGGTGCCGACTTGCCCGGATGGCGAAGGTTTGAAAATGGAGAAGCGAGTGTCGCGCTTCGCGGTGATCGGCCAGGCGAAGGAAGACACGGCGGATGATCCCTTTGCAGGCATGGATGAAACGAAGATGGAGAGCTTCATGGCGGACATGGAGCGAGAGATGGGCGGTATGGACGAGGAGAACCCCGATCCGCGCCAGCTCGGCCATTTCATGCGCAAGATGACGGACATGATGGGCGACAAAACTCCGCCCGAACTCCGCGAAATGGTGCGCCGCCTCGAATCCGGCGAAGACCCCGAGAAGCTGGAGCAGGAATTCGGTGGTATGGATGAGGGCGAAGCAGGTGACGCCCTGTTCACACAGATGCTCAAACGTGCCAAAGCCTCGCGCAAAGAACCCGTGCGTGACCCAAAGCTCTATGAGATGCGGGATTTTGTGAAGGAGTGA
- a CDS encoding LysM peptidoglycan-binding domain-containing protein, producing the protein MKTLPASSRVLSYLVAFWGTALPLSAQVSYNYTAPPPPGYPAAGAPKQTSRTTRQSAAAVQAPATYPSYPGTYPPPPGYTYPPPPGYGTAPRTAISKPAATKPSTKTSSSSKKSTAGPPPPPKVYGPTGDLSSQVAKLRDSDKVQNLRLGDLERDVSSIKRGGKSSSGSRYAGGTDLAAHTTYIARPGDTLWRIASTHRVSVGEIQQLNRMTEEEVHVGQTLLIPSPHRLSSPTTQVSYKPSTPGSSPAPVSTSAYYTVKKNDSLKGIAIKHKMTTVTLASANNIKDVNKIFVGQRLKIPGRTSSVASSKSTPPPQPESSDTVPLPGFGVPSAPPPPASGLAPATAPTPAPSPAAPAKPDASTADSHRGILAYRVDRSDTIESIATQFSTTPDRIREINRLSTSTPLKSGDEIMVPAMGAVSVGR; encoded by the coding sequence ATGAAAACGCTGCCTGCCTCCTCCCGTGTGCTGAGTTACCTCGTCGCTTTTTGGGGAACTGCCCTGCCGCTCTCGGCACAGGTTTCCTACAACTACACAGCCCCACCGCCTCCCGGCTACCCGGCTGCTGGAGCGCCGAAACAAACATCAAGGACCACACGCCAGTCTGCCGCCGCCGTACAGGCTCCAGCTACCTATCCTAGCTACCCTGGCACCTATCCGCCGCCTCCCGGGTACACTTACCCACCACCTCCGGGCTATGGCACCGCCCCCCGGACTGCGATTTCCAAACCTGCCGCCACGAAGCCTAGCACCAAGACATCGTCTTCTTCAAAAAAATCCACCGCAGGCCCGCCGCCTCCACCGAAGGTCTATGGCCCCACGGGTGATCTGAGCAGCCAGGTGGCGAAGCTGCGCGACAGCGACAAGGTGCAAAACCTCCGCCTGGGCGATCTGGAACGCGATGTGAGCAGCATCAAACGAGGTGGTAAAAGCAGCTCCGGAAGTCGCTACGCCGGCGGCACCGACCTCGCCGCACATACCACCTACATTGCCAGACCCGGTGACACGCTCTGGCGCATCGCCTCCACGCATCGTGTCAGCGTGGGCGAGATCCAGCAGCTCAACCGCATGACTGAAGAGGAAGTGCATGTCGGCCAGACGCTGCTCATTCCCTCGCCGCATCGCCTCAGCTCCCCAACTACCCAAGTGAGTTACAAGCCCTCGACTCCAGGCAGCTCTCCCGCGCCGGTTAGCACCTCCGCGTATTACACGGTGAAGAAAAACGACAGCCTCAAGGGCATCGCCATCAAGCACAAGATGACCACCGTCACACTGGCCAGTGCAAACAACATCAAGGACGTGAACAAGATCTTCGTCGGTCAGCGTCTGAAAATCCCCGGCCGCACCAGCAGCGTAGCCTCGTCCAAATCGACTCCGCCGCCACAGCCTGAATCGTCTGACACCGTTCCGCTGCCAGGCTTCGGCGTTCCCAGCGCTCCGCCGCCGCCTGCCTCCGGACTCGCACCAGCGACAGCACCCACTCCCGCCCCCTCTCCTGCAGCTCCAGCCAAACCCGACGCCAGCACCGCTGACTCCCACCGCGGCATTCTCGCCTACCGTGTCGATCGTTCGGACACCATCGAGAGCATCGCCACGCAGTTCAGCACCACACCGGACCGTATCCGCGAAATCAACCGCCTCAGCACCAGCACACCGCTCAAGTCCGGCGATGAAATCATGGTGCCAGCGATGGGCGCGGTATCGGTGGGGCGGTGA
- a CDS encoding N-acetylmuramoyl-L-alanine amidase, producing MKFRHFIALTAQTLVAFAALGGSAASLVWLERQNTALSIPALPRWDETAPLIIVDAGHGGHDGGAVANDIIEKNLALDLTRRVKRELEAAGLRVRTTRDTDVFLPLEDRAALAAKHEAAAFVSVHLNTDGAGSDAEGIETYFADAAPLSARQFASRPANSADFAAAVQRMVCSTTKAQNRGTKARSYAVVAQAPCPAVLVECGFITSDSEAAKLKHESYRDQVAQGIAKGVALFLQAQPSRPSLIATAVK from the coding sequence TTGAAATTTCGCCATTTTATCGCCCTGACAGCCCAAACCCTCGTCGCTTTCGCGGCGCTGGGCGGCAGTGCTGCCTCCCTCGTCTGGCTGGAGCGCCAAAACACCGCCCTCTCGATTCCCGCCCTGCCTCGCTGGGATGAAACCGCGCCACTGATCATCGTGGATGCCGGCCACGGTGGGCACGACGGCGGGGCTGTGGCCAACGACATCATTGAAAAAAATCTCGCCCTCGACCTCACCCGCCGGGTGAAGCGCGAGCTCGAAGCTGCCGGACTGCGCGTGCGCACCACCCGCGACACCGATGTCTTCCTGCCGCTCGAAGATCGCGCCGCTCTCGCCGCGAAACACGAGGCCGCCGCCTTTGTCAGCGTGCATCTCAACACAGACGGAGCTGGCAGCGACGCGGAGGGCATCGAGACCTACTTTGCCGACGCAGCACCGCTTTCTGCCCGCCAGTTCGCTTCCAGACCTGCCAACAGCGCCGATTTTGCCGCCGCCGTGCAACGCATGGTCTGCTCGACAACGAAAGCGCAAAATCGCGGCACGAAGGCCCGCAGTTACGCCGTCGTCGCCCAGGCTCCGTGCCCCGCCGTGCTGGTGGAATGCGGATTCATCACCAGCGACAGCGAAGCCGCGAAGCTGAAACACGAATCTTACCGCGATCAGGTCGCTCAAGGCATCGCCAAGGGCGTGGCGCTCTTTTTGCAGGCGCAACCATCGCGTCCCAGCCTCATCGCCACGGCGGTGAAGTGA
- a CDS encoding amino acid ABC transporter permease → MPASPDSTVSPTRRTLYALALLALATAVFYTLFSSVAYRWNWDGVWLYRQQFGYGWLMTMGLSLIAMIVSVALGFLLMLGRRSPWEPVRMLCGGVVELVRGSPLLVQLLIGHYIIANALRIDQPVFTGIILLGCFEGAYLAEIFRGAVESISASQLEAARAVGFDKVQTYRFVIIPQALRRALPGTTGQLVSLIKDSSLLSVIGIEELVQKVKIMNAATYKPLEGFLPLALAYLIVTLPLSYLARRLERRFAYET, encoded by the coding sequence TTGCCTGCTTCTCCCGACAGCACTGTTTCGCCGACACGTCGCACGCTTTACGCGCTGGCATTGCTCGCGCTCGCCACCGCAGTGTTTTACACGCTGTTTTCCAGCGTGGCTTACCGGTGGAACTGGGATGGCGTGTGGCTTTACCGCCAGCAGTTCGGCTACGGCTGGCTCATGACGATGGGCCTATCGCTCATCGCCATGATCGTCAGCGTCGCACTCGGTTTTCTGCTCATGCTCGGCCGCCGCTCGCCGTGGGAGCCGGTGCGCATGCTCTGCGGCGGTGTGGTGGAGCTGGTGCGCGGATCACCGCTGCTCGTGCAGTTGCTCATCGGTCATTACATCATCGCGAACGCCCTGCGCATCGACCAGCCCGTGTTCACCGGCATCATCCTGCTCGGCTGCTTTGAAGGCGCGTATCTGGCCGAGATTTTCCGTGGTGCGGTCGAAAGCATCAGCGCCTCGCAGCTTGAGGCCGCGCGTGCCGTCGGCTTCGACAAAGTACAAACCTACCGCTTCGTCATCATCCCGCAGGCATTGCGCCGTGCTTTGCCCGGCACTACCGGCCAGCTCGTCTCGCTCATCAAAGACTCCTCGCTGCTCTCCGTCATCGGCATCGAGGAACTCGTGCAGAAGGTGAAAATCATGAACGCCGCCACCTACAAGCCGCTGGAGGGCTTTCTCCCGCTCGCGCTGGCTTATTTGATCGTCACCCTGCCCCTGTCTTACCTCGCGCGTCGTCTTGAGAGGAGGTTCGCGTATGAAACTTGA
- a CDS encoding amino acid ABC transporter ATP-binding protein, with protein MKLETQTVTKRYGAHAALDGASFTTGDEARVIALLGPSGGGKSTLLRVLGSLLVPDEGSVKIDARTLPHDENGALIERRANGFVFQGYNLFPHLTALQNITLPLREVHGMSETQATQRALELLHRLGLEGHEHKCPSQLSGGQQQRSAIARALAPKPRLLLLDEPTSALDPVMTGEVLDVIRELAEAGQSIILATHEISFARKVADWVVFLAAGKVQESSSASDFFTKPQTELAQQYLEGLSKYR; from the coding sequence ATGAAACTTGAAACGCAGACCGTGACGAAGCGCTACGGTGCCCACGCCGCGCTCGATGGTGCCTCATTCACCACGGGCGATGAAGCGCGCGTCATCGCACTGCTCGGCCCCTCCGGCGGCGGCAAATCTACACTGCTGCGTGTGCTTGGCAGTCTGCTCGTTCCGGACGAAGGGAGCGTCAAAATCGACGCACGTACACTGCCGCATGATGAGAATGGTGCCTTGATCGAGCGGCGGGCTAACGGCTTCGTCTTCCAGGGCTACAATCTCTTCCCGCACCTCACCGCGCTGCAAAACATCACGCTGCCGCTGCGCGAGGTGCATGGCATGTCCGAAACGCAGGCCACGCAGCGCGCTCTGGAACTGCTGCATCGCCTCGGACTCGAAGGTCACGAGCACAAATGTCCCAGCCAGCTCTCCGGCGGCCAGCAGCAGCGTTCTGCCATCGCCCGCGCCCTCGCGCCGAAGCCTAGACTGCTGCTCCTCGACGAACCCACCTCAGCGCTCGACCCCGTCATGACCGGCGAGGTGCTCGATGTCATCCGCGAACTCGCCGAGGCCGGGCAGAGCATCATCCTCGCCACGCACGAGATCAGCTTTGCCCGCAAAGTCGCCGACTGGGTCGTCTTCCTCGCGGCGGGGAAGGTTCAGGAATCCTCATCTGCTTCAGACTTTTTCACCAAACCGCAAACCGAGCTGGCTCAGCAGTATCTGGAAGGCTTGTCGAAGTATCGGTGA
- a CDS encoding L,D-transpeptidase: MWLRILLVGSLFMSSCTLLQRKPRPPVAPQPVYHIDEVLVGTLKPGSARIEIDLTRQEMRLLNADQAPVVVTQISTGRHGNPTPTGDFKVLEKLPTKFSNRYGKFVKPDTREVIVWRTWEHQGPPPAGTEYEGYEMRHWLRLTWPGVGIHHGEFKPGELSSKGCIRTPAEPQRVIWEHARLGTPVRITGSIQGHPDAP; the protein is encoded by the coding sequence ATGTGGCTGCGCATTCTGCTCGTCGGGAGCCTGTTCATGTCCAGTTGCACGCTGCTGCAACGCAAGCCGCGGCCCCCTGTGGCACCACAGCCGGTCTATCATATCGATGAGGTTCTTGTCGGCACGTTGAAGCCAGGGTCAGCGCGGATCGAAATTGATCTGACCAGACAGGAAATGCGCCTGTTGAACGCGGACCAGGCACCGGTGGTGGTGACGCAGATTTCCACCGGCAGGCATGGCAACCCAACACCCACGGGTGATTTTAAGGTGCTGGAGAAACTGCCGACGAAGTTCTCGAACCGTTACGGCAAGTTCGTGAAGCCGGACACGCGCGAGGTCATCGTCTGGCGCACTTGGGAGCATCAGGGGCCACCGCCGGCCGGCACTGAATACGAGGGCTACGAGATGAGACACTGGCTGCGTCTGACCTGGCCCGGCGTGGGCATTCATCACGGCGAGTTCAAGCCGGGCGAGCTTTCCAGCAAGGGCTGCATCCGCACGCCTGCGGAGCCGCAGCGGGTCATCTGGGAGCATGCACGGCTCGGGACGCCGGTGCGCATCACCGGCAGCATCCAAGGACATCCTGATGCGCCGTGA
- a CDS encoding DUF1318 domain-containing protein, giving the protein MQWSELSRLPMVFGALILSACKQLPAIPLTTPKPLEVNLNMRLDIYQYRGDEPLDKEAAKSASEATQRLRNRMEEIQTLKNNQLVGEDHRGLLLVREVPAGDWGPQMQKAVAAENEDRMQLMRRKAKESNRPLHEIESEQWRLRTQQANTGEWIEVPGATPGSFQWKRAGAETNPPATPPATPTKTTP; this is encoded by the coding sequence ATGCAGTGGAGTGAACTGAGCCGGCTGCCAATGGTGTTTGGGGCTCTCATCTTGAGCGCCTGCAAGCAACTGCCCGCGATCCCGCTCACCACGCCGAAGCCGCTGGAGGTGAACCTGAACATGCGCCTCGACATTTACCAGTATCGTGGTGATGAGCCGCTGGACAAAGAAGCCGCAAAAAGCGCCAGCGAGGCCACGCAGCGGCTGCGCAACCGCATGGAGGAGATCCAGACACTGAAAAACAACCAGCTCGTGGGCGAGGATCATCGCGGCCTGCTGCTGGTCCGCGAAGTCCCTGCAGGCGACTGGGGGCCACAGATGCAAAAGGCCGTGGCCGCTGAAAACGAGGACCGCATGCAGCTCATGCGCCGGAAGGCGAAGGAATCCAACCGGCCGCTGCACGAGATCGAGAGCGAGCAGTGGCGGCTGCGCACGCAACAGGCCAACACCGGCGAGTGGATTGAAGTACCTGGTGCCACGCCGGGCTCGTTCCAATGGAAACGTGCCGGAGCCGAAACGAATCCCCCAGCCACGCCACCTGCCACTCCAACCAAGACCACACCATGA